The following coding sequences are from one Mytilus trossulus isolate FHL-02 chromosome 8, PNRI_Mtr1.1.1.hap1, whole genome shotgun sequence window:
- the LOC134727334 gene encoding uncharacterized protein LOC134727334, translating into MDTSVDLTEEEVRNIIAAFKDMHMKPNAESPDAFKDWMKEFSTQKSLYTGYIPNIHTFSGDNKGDNTYEVWRYQVLCLIIENYAHEVIAQAIRRSLRKEPNKIVMRLGPKATVDDIIDKMDSIYGIVDPKEALLAQFYTARQEQDEDVSTWGCRLEDIYNKARRQGKIYEEDVEDMLRSMFWKGLKPELKRISGYKFDTIKDFNHLLLAIRELEHQQKEYTKENTPSQKKSIPAKRANAPRKKDKNELETVVKHLMSQIELLEKRQEQLINNNKHNRTDLIHKPTR; encoded by the coding sequence ATGGATACATCAGTTGATTTAACAGAAGAGGAAGTTCGGAACATCATTGCTGCCTTCAAGGATATGCATATGAAGCCAAATGCAGAATCTCCAGATGCATTTAAAGATTGGATGAAGGAGTTCTCAACTCAGAAATCATTATATACTGGatatataccaaatattcaTACCTTTTCCGGAGACAATAAAGGAGACAACACCTACGAAGTATGGAGGTACCAAGTGTTATGTCTTATCATAGAAAACTACGCACATGAAGTAATTGCTCAGGCCATTAGACGTTCACTTAGAAAAGAACCTAACAAGATAGTCATGCGGTTAGGCCCCAAAGCTACTGTCGACGACATCATCGACAAGATGGATAGTATTTATGGAATAGTAGATCCAAAGGAAGCGTTATTGGCACAGTTTTACACAGCCAGACAGGAACAAGATGAAGATGTTTCCACCTGGGGATGTCGCTTAGAAGACATTTACAACAAAGCACGCCGTCAAGGAAAGATTTATGAGGAAGATGTAGAAGATATGTTACGATCAATGTTTTGGAAAGGATTAAAACCGGAACTCAAGAGAATTTCAGGATACAAGTTTGATACCATCAAGGATTTCAACCATCTTTTATTGGCGATACGAGAATTGGAACATCAACAGAAGGAATATACCAAAGAGAACACACCTAGTCAAAAGAAATCTATACCAGCTAAGAGAGCAAATGCACCTAGGAAAAAGGATAAGAACGAACTAGAGACCGTAGTTAAGCATTTGATGTCACAGATTGAACTTCTAGAGAAACGACAAGAGCAATTGATCAACAACAATAAGCATAATAGGACAGATCTGATACACAAACCCACCAGATGA
- the LOC134681650 gene encoding baculoviral IAP repeat-containing protein 3-like encodes MAMQHPGSVNDIGIVSWRTRTGTVPFTNLTVDILNSLPGQIIPVHQSTAEECPQYSTYVELDVRQHTFRFRQFNGPARQDLANAGFFAFRNTHNEDSVCCFCCGVVLTNWAEDDDPWVEHAWWFPQCRFLKESKGERFIQSVQLQTLDTCRFFEREHTVMIGNNDDITREVKAKIEAKFQEADVVLAFKKFIEQKVRRPFLVEFYEFINSWEDTLINENIKYRQENRGVRDENRAVKDEIRVVKDENRTVKDENRVVKDEIRVVKDENRVVKDEIRVVKDENRTVKDENRSVNNNKSAVEEENMVLRDEKTALQEEVRRLEQRIAQLERSPSS; translated from the exons ATGGCCATGCAGCATCCTG GTTCTGTGAATGATATTGGTATAGTCAGCTGGAGAACTAGGACTGGGACTGTACCATTTACCAATTTAACTGTTGATATATTGAATAGCCTCCCAG gGCAAATAATACCAGTGCATCAATCAACAGCTGAAGAATGTCCACAGTATTCCACTTATGTTGAATTAGATGTCAGACAACATACATTCCGATTTAGGCAATTTAATGGTCCAGCACGCCAGGATTTAGCAAATGCAGGATTTTTTG CTTTTAGGAATACACACAATGAAGATAGTGTCTGTTGCTTCTGTTGTGGGGTTGTTCTTACTAACTGGGCTGAAGATGATGATCCATGGGTAGAACATGCATGGTGGTTTCCACAATGTAGATTTTTAAAGGAGAGCAAGGGTGAAAGATTTATTCAGTCTGTACAATTG CAGACACTAGACACATGTAGATTTTTCGAAAGAGAACACACTGTAATGA ttGGAAATAATGATGATATTACCCGAGAAGTAAAGGCAAAAATTGAAGCTAAGTTCCAGGAGGCTGATGTTGTTCTTGCCTTTAAGaagtttattgaacaaaaag TTAGAAGACCATTTCTGGTGGAGTTCTATGAATTTATAAACAGTTGGGAAG ATACACTTATAAATGAGAACATAAAGTACAGACAGGAAAATAGAGGTGTCAGAGATGAAAACAGAGCTGTGAAAGATGAAATTAGGGTTGTTAAAGATGAAAATAGAACTGTGAAAGATGAAAATAGGGTTGTTAAAGATGAAATTAGGGTTGTTAAAGATGAAAATAGGGTTGTTAAAGATGAAATTAGAGTTGTTAAAGATGAAAATAGAACTGTGAAAGATGAAAATAGATCTGTGAACAATAATAAAAGTGCTGTTGAAGAAGAAAACATGGTTCTAAGAGATGAAAAGACAGCTCTTCAAGAAGAAGTTAGGAGGCTTGAGCAACGTATTGCCCAACTTGAGAGATCTCCATCATCATGA